The Aneurinibacillus uraniidurans genome segment TATTGTGGATGAAGAAGTTGTAGGTGTATATGGCATTGCCAAAGATATTACGGAGCGGAGCATGGCAGAGAAGCGCGTTGCGTATATGGCATACCATGATGAACTAACCGGTTTGATTAACCGACGTTTCTATAAACAGAAGCTTCAGGAAGCACTTTGTGAAGCGGAAGTGAATGAAAGTCGGATGGCGATTTTGTTTATGGATATGGATCGTTTTAAAAATGTGAACGATTCGATGGGACATGCGTTTGGGGATGAACTGCTGCGCATGATTGCGGATCGTCTGCGTTTCTGCTTGGAGGAGCATCATGTGCTTGCGCGTCTTGGTGGGGATGAATTCACGTTATTGTGTCGCGATGTACAGGATGAGCAGGAAGTGAGTGAAATAGCCAATCGTATTGCTATGGTGTTGGATGACCCCTTTAAGTTAAATGGATTCGAGTTTCATATGACGGCAAGTATGGGCATCTCTATGTATCCGAGGGATGGTCAGGATAGTGAAACACTCATGCGTCATGCTGATATCGCCATGTATCATGCTAAAAGTCAAGGTGTGAGTTATCAGTATTATCGTCCCGGTATGAATAGAAAATCACATGACTCCTGGCTGCTTGAACGAGAATTGCGCAAAGGGTTGGAACGTGAGGAGTTCACCGTATATTATCAACCGCAGATGAACATTGCGACGGGTAAAATTATTGGCGCAGAAGCGTTGATTCGCTGGATTCATCCGGAGAAAGGATTCATTTCGCCAGGTGAATTTATTCCACTGGCAGAAGAGATTGGACTCATTGTTCCGCTGGGTAACTGGGTGCTCGACAAAGCATGCAAACAGAATAAGCTATGGCAGGAAGCGGGGCTACCGCCCATTAAGGTGGGAGTGAACCTGTCGTTTCGCCAGTTTGTGCAGCAGGACCTGGCTCGCACGGTAGCCGATACGTTACAAAGCACCGGATTGGATTCCTCTTACTTAGACTTGGAGATCACTGAATCGATGACGATGGAAGTGGAGCGGGCGATGGAAGTGCTTGCGCAGCTACGGTCACTTGGAGTCAGCATTAGCATGGATGACTTTGGTACGGGGTATAGTTCGCTTACGCATCTGACTAAATTTCCGATTGATAAGCTAAAAATTGATCAGTCATTTATCCGTAATATTACAGATGGGGCCAATGATGCAGCGATTGCCGCAACGATTGTGACGATGGCGAAAAATTTAAAGCTGAGAGCGATTGCGGAAGGTGTCGAAACAGATGACCAATTGCAGTTCCTGCAGCAATGCGGTTGCGATGAAATTCAAGGGTATTGGCTTAGTCCGCCAGTGCCAGCAGAGAAATTTGAGCAGATTCTGGCAAGTAATTCGTGTGTATAGCGAAAAGGAGCAATCTCATCTGAATGGGACTGCTCCTTTTTTAATGATGGTGCCTTACGTTAGAAATACTTATAGGAGGCGGGCAGCTGCCTCCTGAAAGCGTTTATACTTGCCTTCTTTATGTAGGGTGAACGTATACCCTTGTGTAAGCAGATGATCCATTACACGGCGGCAAGCTGCTTCATTTTCTACCCCTTCGATTTCCAGCTCATAGGACTCATTATTTCCTGGGAATAGTGTGCGGTCCAGTTCATATGTATACGGCGAATTAGGAAATGGAAGCAGGCACCGTTCATTTTCCAGTGCACCGCGCAGACTGATTTGTTCTGGGGAAACGATGGTATTTATCGCCTCCTGTCCTTCTGCTGGTAGGTGGCTAAGCAGCACAGTTGCACGCTGTTTTCCCTGCTCAAAAACAGCTTCTGGAATCGTCTGTTCGAGTTCGGTGCAGATCAGCGAGCTGCCGGATGCGTCTTGCAGGATTTTGGCGCATAAAATAAACTGCCCGTTTTCTTGTCGTACACGCAGCATGATTTTATTACGACCAAGGTAAAAATCAGGGGTATCAAAATAGTAATTTACTTGTTTAACTGGAGCGGGAGCATTCGGAAAATCTTCGAGCAATTTCTCGTATGTTGTCCGGTCAAGCAGCAGTTTTAATTCCTGTTCTTTCATGATGATTCCTCCTTATTGAGCATCTGGGTGTAGGTAGACCAAAACCGTAGATGCAGAGTGAATGGATGGAAGGTATACCACAGGCTTTCTTGCTGAGGTTGCTTGGATGCCTGGCGACCAGAAATATGAATGGTGCCAAGAATTCGGTCCATCGCCTGTTCAATGGTTTGTTTGCTGTTTTTTCTTCGTGCTGACACGCTGAATCAGCTCCTCGGTGAATGATTGGTAAGCGGTGAGCGCAGGGCTGTGTCGATCATATGTGAGCAAGGTCTCGTTCGCGTATTGTGATTTTTCTACGGATGCGCTTTTCGGGATGTAGGACGTAAATAACAGATCACCGAAGTAAGCGGCTAGCTTCTCACGCGATAAGCGGGACGTCTGGACGCGCATTTCCACTTTTGTGTTTAGAATGCCTGCGATTTCTAACGTTGGGTTATAACTTTCTCGGATTGTATTGTATTTGGCAATCAGGTTACTCATACCGGTCAGGGCATATTTAGAACTGTCACATGGAATGACTACATAATCAGAAGCTGCCAGTGCATTCATTGTCAGAAGGGACAGAGACGGCGGGCAGTCGATTAAAATATAGTCGTAAGACGAACGGAGTGGAGCAAGAATGGTCTGGAGTCGGAATTCCAGGTTTGTACCTTGCGCCGCCTGTTCTGCGAATTGATCGAGAGCAGGGGAGGCAGGAATAACATCGCAGCCAATCACGGGTGAAGGACAGAGAAGAGTCTCTACCTGCCCTAGCGATAATGGGGTTGATCCGCTCGAAGCGAGAAGCAGTTCCAGCAATAATGATGCATCTTCCTCTACTTCTATGCCCGCTGCATCCGAAGCGTTGGCCTGTGGGTCCAGATCAATCAGAAGTACGCGTTCTCCTCGCTGAACGAGGCAGGACGCGGTTGTGATAGCGGTTGTCGTTTTCGCGACGCCACCTTTATTGTTATATAAAGAAATAGTCGTCATACAATCATCCCCCTTCTGTAAAGTATAAGGAAAAAACCAGAAGTGTGAACCGAACGATTTGAATGGACTGCTCACTTTTTTCTGAACCCGGGAATACGCTACACCAGATGAATTCGCGGAATACAAGGAGGAAAGAGTATGAGCGAGAACAAAGATACGGTTCTGGTTGAAGCAAAAGAGCTCATTCAGCCCCGCCTAAAGCTGACATACCTAGATGTGAGTATCACGGGGAACAGGCGAGCGCAGAAGAGCATCAACCGTGACATTCACAACGCACTTACACAGATGCTGCGTACGGATCAATACCCAAACGCGAAAGAGAAGGAGTTCTGGGGCGGGCATGAAGTAAAAGTCAATGAGAATCAGGTGCTAAGTCTAGTGTTTGAACTATGTAACTATGCGACCGGAGCCACTCATGGCATGGTTACGTACAAATCTCGCACCTATGATACACGAGGCGGGCATGCGTATACCTTAGCCGAATTATTCCGTCGGGGAAGCGACTGGAAGAATCGCTTGAATAAAGAGATCAAGCGTCAGTTCAAGAAGCAGGACATCCCACAAACCTCTCCGTTTAAAACCGTAACAGAAGTGACGGATTACTTCGTCACTTCGCAAGATCTTGTCATTTATTTTCAATTGCATGAATATACGCCGTACGCGTATGGTATCCCAGAGTTTGCGATTTCGATTGCTTCTCTACAAGATATTGCTAATCCGACCGGTCCACTGGCACGACTTGGTGTATAAAACGTTCATCTGCTCAAGAGAATTCAATTTCGTCCCGAGAAGAATTGTAGGAAACCCGAAGATTTTGTTCGTTCAAGTACCAGACGTCTTCCTTCTCCATATAGAAGGTAATTTCATCTATCGTAGTAGAGATTCCGATTTCCTTTGGGGCTTCTTTGGCTACTCCAAGTGAGAAGCCGGTTTGGACAGTGCTGCATCCGCCGATACGGACGAAAAAGCGTACGAATTCTCCTTGTTGCACACTCATTTCTGAGCGGAACCAGTCGAGTGCAGTCGGTTCAATCGTGAAAGTCATGAAGCAGGCCTCCTAGTTGTTCATTTGTTTATATTGTACCATGGGACGTGGAAGCTTCGCTGAGATGTAGACGCCGACGATGACAAAAGCGCCGCCGAGAAGCTGGTACCAGGCAATATGTTCACCGAGAAACAGGATGGCGAACACAGACGCAAATACGGGAATTAGATTTAGAAAGACCCCCGCATGCGCCGCGCCAATGCGGGCAACGGCGGTGTTCCACGACAGGAAGGCCGCAATGGAAGCGAGAATCCCGACATATAAAATTGTGGCGAATGAAGAAACAGACCAGACTGCTGCTACCCCAGACCAGAATGTTTCGTATAAAAAGAATGGGAATAACAACATAATCCCAATTAAAATGGTCGCGGCAAACGTCGTGTTGCCCGGCAATTGCCCGGCCGTCTTTTTAACCAGAATCGAATAAATGCTCCAGCAGATGACGGCTGCGATAACAAGCAAATCCCCTTTGTTGAAGGAAAATGTAAGCAAGGCAGCAGCTGAGCCACGGGAGATGATGCAAACAACACCGACCAGGGAGAGCGCTGTTCCGAGTAGCTGATTTCGATTTAATTTTTCTCGCAGCACGAAGAAGGTAATTAAATAAATGATAATTGGTGTTGACGTATTCACGAGTGATGCGTTAATTGACGTTGTGTAGTGCAGCGCAATATACAGGAGCGTATTAAAGCCAGCAACACCTGTCAGGGATAGAAAAAACAGCATCGGCAAGCGCTGACGTAACACAGGCCAATCTGTGCGTAGATGTTTCCAGCAGAACGGCAGAAATACAAGCAGCGCTGTACACCAGCGCACAAATGACAATGTATAAGGCGGCAGTTGCCCGGCAACTGCCCGGCCGATAACGAAATTTCCACCCCATAGAAGTGTTGCAAGTACAAGCAGGACGTGTGGAGGTAGATTGCGTATCATAAGTTTTGTCACCACTTCCCCAATATTTCCTCTAATTATAGCGTATGTTTCCTGCAGTCGTTAGTAGGAAGGGATGATAAAATGATAGGGAAATGAATCATGGGTAAGTGGAGCGAATGTAAACCCCTGTTTACGAAGCCCTTCAATGATCTGGGGTAGTGCTTGTACCGTTGTTATTTTCGCCGGGCTGTCATGCATTAAAATGATTGCTTTTTGTTTGCCACGGGATCCGTTCAGAACGGCCTGTACAATGCGTTCGCGCTTCTGGCGATGCACAGAAGCGTCAGTGGAATCTACATTCCAGTCGAAATACTGATAGCCTTCGTTCAATTTTTGTTTTGTGAGCATCACCATTAGATCTTTTCCGCCATATTTCCAGCTGACATGGTTGTTAGACCCTCCAGGAAAGCGAATAATGTCTGGCTGGTAGCCAATGCTTGCTTGAATCAGCTTGTCCAATTGCACAAAATCGTTCTGAAATGCCTGTGGGGAAGAGTAAATATAGCGGTAGTTGTGCGAGTATGAATGCAGACCAATGGAATGCCCGCCCCGACGAATGAGCCGATAGAGTTCTCGTCCTGATGATGTATTTTTCCCGGTTACAAAAAAGGTGGCCCGTACATTGTAGGCAGCCAGAATACGAAGGATCGAGCGTGTGTTTGCAGAAGGCCCATCGTCGAATGTGAGATAGGCTATTTTCTGTATTTTAGCCTGGGAATGAGAAGAAGGAACGGAGTCGGTCTGCTTCTCATCCGGAGTAAACACGGCATAGAGCAATAGGATCAGTGCAACTATAGTTGCAGCGGTGACGATGACAGAACGAATAATGCTCACTCCGATCAGATAGTATTTTTTACATATGTATGCTCGTCTTTTCTCCTGCATGAACAGCTTTTTTACCGTAAAATAAAAGGGGGAGGACTCTATCTTTTTACACATAATTGTAAATTTCGGAAACTTTTTCTGGCATAAGAACGTAGAGGATTGTAGAATAAATCATCATTGCTTTTTTCTTTGTCTGTGATTATTTTGTGAAAGAACGGATGATTTATGAAAAAACATCGTCTATGGTAGAAACTGTGAAGGATGAGATCAATTGATTTCTATTGTGGGTGTAACCAAAACATATAAGAAAAGGCCCGTCTTGAACGGACTATCAGCTGAGATCGCAGCAGGAGAACTGTTTGGTTTGACCGGGGAAAATGGAGCGGGTAAGTCTACCTTGCTGTCTATTCTCGCCAGTGTGCTTCCGCCGGATGAAGGAGAGATATGGATTGGTGGGCAAAGTGTGCGCCAGCAGGGAAACGAAGTGAAGCGGCTTGTTGGTTATGTTCCACAGGAGATTGCTCTGTATCCTACACTTAGTGGGGAAGCGAATCTGATGTTCTGGGGTCGGATGTACGGCCTGCGTGGCCGTAAGCTTACAGAGCGTGTCGCGGAAGCATTAGCGACTGTTCAGATGGAGGATCGCTGTCATGACAAGATCTCTGCGTATTCCGGTGGCATGAAGCGTCGTATTAATCTGGCAGCTGCACTCTTGCATAATCCGCGTGTGTTAATTCTGGATGAACCGACGGCCGGTGTAGATACGGCTTCGCGCCATCATATTATGGATGTTCTGAAGGAGCGGAGCCGACAGGGAGTGACAATCGTTTACACGAGTCACCATATGGAAGAAATCATGGCCTGTGATCGAATCGGAGTCCTCAAGGACGGGATACTGGCCGTGTCCGGTACTGCCGGAAATTAAAGATACATAATTTGGAGGGGTACATTGATGGAGGCAAAAAAGAAAAAAGCACTTGGAATCGGAGTTGCCGCAGCCGTGCTCGTTGCAGGGGGATCGTACGTTGCGTACGCGAAGTTTGATATGTTTAAAAGTCCGCGCATGATGTATCTGGAAGCGGAAGCGCAAAATATGAGTGAGGTTTCGAAAAAAATCGATAAAGTGAGCAAGGAATATAATGAGGTGGTGGATGCCTCCGTAAAGGGTACTACTTCTCAGGATATTGAAATTTCCAATCTCATTCTTGATATGGCTGCGCCAGACCCACAAGTACAGAAAGTTCTCGATTTGGCCAAAGATAGCAAGATTGTGATTCATTCGGATGCAGACGGAGCCAATGACAAGGGAACGGGAAAAGTTGATTTATTCATCAATAAAAGCAATTTGATTGGTGCAGAATTTTTCTATGATAAAGAGAAGCTTGGATTCGGAGTTCCGGCAATCTACAATAAATACGGCTATTATAATTACAAAGATAAAGCGCTTGTCGAGCAAAAATTTGGGCAGGTGGGGCTCCCTGATCGTATGCCGAGCAACAAAGACTATCTGGACATCCTCCGTATTCCAAATGAAGAGTTGAAGCCGATTCTAGCTGATTACGCCAAGCTGTATGCAGAAAGCATTCAGGATAAGCAGGTAACAGTGAAGAAAGGTGCAACCTTTGAAGCGGATGGCGTGAAGAAGAGCGGCAAAGAGCTGACGGTAACTTTCACCGCAGATGAATACAAACAATTGATGAAAAAACTTGTCGATAAAGTTTCCAAAGATGAAAAGCTCCAGGATCTTTTGTATGTGCGCTACGATAAATTGGTAGAGTTGACGAAACAAAACGCACCGAACGAGAGCATTAAGAAGATGACGAAAGAAGAGTTTAAGCAAAAGTTTGCTGAATTCAAAAAAGAGACAGATCTTGACATTGATAAAGCAGATGTTGGCTCTGGTGTGAAGATGGTTGTGTTCGCAGATTCAGATGATCATATTTTGCGTCGCACCATTACGAAAGAAGGTAAATCCAAGGACGAAAATGTTGTGATTACGATAGATAACTATAAAAATAAAGAAGGACGTGAACATAGTTCCTTTGAATTCGCAGGCAAAGATGAACAAGGCGAAGATGTCAAGATGAATATTGTGAGCTTGACGAAAGAAGAGGGCGGTAAAACAGATCGGGATCTTACGTTCTCGGTAAAAGCAGAAGAGAATGGAAGACCAATCGATATGACACTTTCTGTTAAAGGTGCAACCACGAAAAATGATAAAGATAAGAGCAAAATAGGAGATATGAAAGTGGAGCTGGCGATGGATAAGAATGATCCAACAATGCCGAAAAAGCTTACATTTAACGTGAAATCTACCCAAAAGCTGAGTGGTGAAGTGAAAATCCCGGCATTGAGCGCAGGCAACAGCGTCAATCTGGCAACTGTAACCGATGCTGATCTCATGAAAATTCAGCAGGAAATTCAGCTAGGTGCCCAGCAGTTCATGATCAAAAATATGCAGCTGTTCCAATAGTTCGGCCTGCTACCGTAGAGGAAAATAGATCAATAAGGGACACAGGAAGGAGCCGATTGCTGGTTCCTTCCTTATTTTGTATACAGGCAGGTGTGCTGTGATCATTCGAGCGATCGCTATAAACGATGGGAAAATGTACGGCCGGGACTGGAAGGGGATGGCTTTCTTGCTTGGGTTCTCCCTGCTTTCGATTTGGCTGTTTACACAGGCGTTGTCTTCGCATTTGTTTGCCAGTCGGTTTAGTCAACCATTTGCGATTGCGCTTGTAGACGAGGATCAGACCTTTAATACACGGCTGATTAGCCGTCAGCTTGAAGAAACGGAATATTTGAAAGGGTTTATTACCATTCAGCATGTGACGAAGGCAGAAGCGATACGGAGCATTGAACGGAATGAAATTGCGGGGGCAGTTGTAATTCCGCAGGGCTTCACGGCTAGTTTGTATAGTGGGGATAACTGGCCGATTCAATTCATCGGCAATCCGGCTCAGCAGAAGCGCTCGGTGCAGATGAAGAACGAACTGACGAGTGCTGTACAGTACATTTCAGCCGGGCAAAGTGCCGTGAAAGCGGTCTGGTATGCAGCTCGGGATGGGGGAGCGTCACCTGAACAATTAGATCGATTGATGAAAGAAAGTGTTATGACATTTATGAGTCAGGCGCTAGCACGCGGTGAATTGTATCGGGAGCGGACGCTTACAAGCTTACCAGATGTGAAGTTGCCAGAATACTATACAGCGGCACTTGGTGTGTTGTTTGCCGGTTTTTTCGCAGTGCGTGGTAGTCGGGCGTTTACGGTAGAGAAAGAGTCTGGTGTGCTGCGCCGTCTTTATGCCGCTCCGGTCGCCTGGTGGCAGGTTGGGATCGGTAAATTCATTGCGCTATTTGGTGCGTTGTTTGTGCAGGTAGCTATTTTATTCGGCGCGGCTATTTTTTTGTTTGATGTCTACATTGGTTCGCAGTGGGGGGAGATAGTACTTCTGCTGCTGTCGGCTTCTTTTGTGCTCGGAGCATGGGGGATGTTGCTTGGCGTGATTGGACTGGTTTCGCGAGGAGCAGATGTGCTCGGATACGTGGGTACATTCTTGCTTGCTTTCCTTGGAGGGTGTATCTATCCATTGTTTTCCCTGCCGGAGGTGTTACAGGTACTTGGAGAGTGGACGTTTCAGCATGGGATGATGACGGGATTGCTCATTATCTTTTCAGGGCAGGACGGATTGGCGCTGATGCCTGTATGTGGACGTCTATTTCTTGTAGGCAGTATTCTGCTTGGTTTTGCAGCGCTAATGTTCTCGCGTGTGTGGAAAGGGAGGGGATACGATGCGTAACGTATGGGGACTTCGCCTTCGACTCTGGGCGCGAGATCGCATATTTGTAGCGCTTGTAGTACTGCTTCCTGTTCTGTTCGTGCTTGTTATGGGGGCAGCTGGTAGCTTCGAGGCGCAGCCTGTTATCGCAGTCGCGGTCGCAGATGAGGACCGGACTGACTATTCCAAGCTTGTGATCGATCGATTTTCGAAGAAGGAAGGCATTCGTGTTATTCAAGGCAGCGAGTCTGATGTGAAGATGCTGGCCGAGAATTATAAAGTCGAGGCGGCTTTTGTGATTCGAAAAGGATTTAAGGAAGCCATTCTCCATGAAGACACTCGAGAGCGAATTGATGTATTCAAAAATCCGGGTTCGCTTTCGTACGGGATTCTGGAAGAAATGCTTGGTAGTGAAGTCGCCCGTCTGTCTGCAAATGCAGGAGCGGCTAACATGGCGGTGCGTGTATATCGAGAGTATGGGTTATCTCCTGTGCCGGAATCCACCTTATGGGAGCGGGTACGAGCATATGCGGATGCTCAGTGGGAACCGAAACCACTTCTTACACTGGAAGAGAAGAAGTGGACAGCGGACGGATTGTCAAAAGCAGCGAATGTGGCCCCAATCTCTTCAACTCTGATGGCTGGCATCGGGGTGCTGCTCGTCTTGCTTATGTTACTGGTTCTGTTATCGAGTGCATGGTTAATTGAGGAGCGTGAGGCGGGCATCCTTCGCCGGGCCCGTTCTGTTCCCGGGATGCTCGGCAAGTTGTACATGGGCAGTGTGCTAGCGCAGCTTACGATTGCGATGACAGTTGTGTTGCTTTGTGTAGGAATTGCGTATGTTGGGTTCGGTACCTGGCTTCTGCCGCATCCCCTGCTGTACGGGCTGCTTGCTGTGTACATGGTGGCTGCTTCCGGGATTGGGATGGCCATAGCTGTCCATATGCGGACAGGTGGTCAGCTCGCAAGCATTGCGCCGCTGGCTGCGATGTTGACGGGGTTTATCGGAGGATGTTTTTGGGCGTTTCTCCCTGTGCCGGATGCACTTGCTGCGCTTTCCCTTTGCACGCCGCAGGGCTGGGTACTCTTAGGAACAAAGGAGCTGCTGGCTGGGGGAAATATGGGGGGAATGTTTGGAACAGCGGTAGGAGTTCTGCTGGCAGTAGGAGGGCTGCTTCATCTGTACAGTTTTTGGTACATTGATAGAAAAAAGTGTGGAGATGAAAGATGAGGGGGAGAAAATGCATTCACCTTTCTCCCTCTTGCAGCAGACTATACTCGTTTTACCGTCATGTTGTATTGATTGTATAGTTCAAGGCGGCGGTCGTTAAAAGGAGCGACCTGCCCGTGTGCCCGATTCGCTTCGAGTGCTGTACTGTCAAGGCGAGCCGACACTGTCATAACGTTGTTCGTTTCCCCGAGAGCGAGTATACCGTTCGCTGGAAATGGATGATCGCATGGACTAAAAATGCCTGCCTGAGAATAGCCCGCATCTATTTGTGGAACGTGCGGCAAATAGCCAACAAGTCCGCTCAGAACGACAAACACTTGATTCTCAATTGCCCGTGCCTGTGCACAGTATCGCACACGGTAGTAGCCTTCCGCCCCGTCTGTGTAAGACGGGCAGAGGATAATATCCGCCCCCATTCCAGCTACAATCCGGGATGCTTCCGGAAACTCGATGTCGTAGCACGTCAGGATCGCTACACGTCCAATCTCGGTATCCTGAACAGTAAACCGATCGCCCGGTGTTAGGTTCCACCGGTTGCGCTCTTCCGGTGTGCTGTGGACTTTGGTCTGACGAATGACATCGCCATTTGGCATAAATAAATAAGCCGCATTCAGGAAGGCATCATTTTCTTTTGTAATGTGTGTACCTCCGAGTATGGTGATCCCGGTCTGCTTACTGATCGTAGAAAACGTTGTCATGTATTCGTCTGTGAAGGAAGCCATATAGTCACACGCTTCGGCATGGTTCATGACCGATTCAAGAGCGAGAAGTGTGCCGGTCACGTATTCAGGAAATACGATGAGTCGGCTGCCGTCATCTATGGCTTGCTTCGTGTGCTGCATGACTTGATCCCAGAATTCTTCTTTGTTGGTAAGGGGACCGATTCCGAACTGAACTGCTGATACGGCTGAAACAGTCAACGTCATTCCTCCTGCAAGTTTATTCTCTATTTATTTTACTGGGGATTGCGCCACTCGACCAGTACAGCGTAGTCAAGTGATTCCCCGTCCTCTACATATTCAGGCAAAATCTGAAGTGGAGTAAGCCCCTGCTTGATCATAAATGAAAGTACCATATCATGAATTTGACCATTTGTCACTTGTATCACATATTCTTCTGGTGTCATCTGTGGGGCATGTTGATAATAGCCGGGGATACGGCATCCAGCTAAAAAGCGGGTAAGTCCTTTTTCTATGACAAGATTTTTGCGTGCTGTATAAAGAGCCTGTGCGATTCCTTGTCTACGAAATGAGGGGCGAACACACAAATCGATGCCGTATAGGCTATCTCCCATTGCGTTGTGGGTGTTTTTGATCATACCATTATCGGAGATCTGTGACCATGTATGCGGTGATCCGTCGTAACGGATGATGAGGGATGTAGCAGATCCAACCGGAAAACGATTTGCTTCGACAAGCATAGCTCCTTCAGGAAAGGTCTCAACATGAGCAGCTACTTGTTCCGGACTCCACCATAGCTCTTCAGGGAATGGAGGGGGAAAAGCTTCACGCTGAATATCGAGTAGAGCATCAAAGTCACGCTGTGTATACGGTCGAACGCTTACATGCATACAGATCTCCCCCTGTTTTTAAACGTTGAACCTCATAATTTCATTCTGTAGCTCTTGAGCCAGTTTACTTAAATCATCGGCAGCGGCTGTAACTTCTTCCATGGAAGCCAATTGTTCTTGAGAAGAGGCAGTAGTGCCCTGGGTCCCCATTGATATTTTTTCAGAAATCAGGCTTAGTTGCTCCATCGCTGCTGTCATTTGCTCGGTGCTTGCTGACACTTCTTCAGTGGCCGCTGATACATCCTGAACCTGCTCCGTAATTTGCTGAATCGAATGTAAAATTTGTTGAAAAGCCTGGCCTGCTTTATTAACAATAACGGCTCCAGCTTCAACTTCTTTTGCTCCTCTACCCATTACATCGATGGAGTGAGTTGTATTTTGTTGTATTTCTTTAATTAGCTCTCCAACTTGCTCCGAGGATTGTCTGGATTGTTCAGCCAATTTTCTTACTTCGTCAGCCACAACGGCAAATCCTTTTCCGTGTTCACCTGCCCGTGCCGCTTCGATCGCAGCATTTAAAGCCAATAGGTTGGTTTGACTTGCAATGTCACTAATTACTTCCATAATATGTCCGATTTTTATGGAGCTATCTTCTAAATCTTTCATAACGGTAGATGACTGTTGGACAGACGAACTAATGGTTTCCATTTGTTGTACCGTTTGGTTGATGATTTGATTCCCCTGTTTTGCTTGTTGCAGTACTTGTATGGATGACTCCGCCGCCGTAGAAGCGGACTCTGCAATACGCTGAAGGGCGATTGCCCCTTCTTCCATTGCTTTTTTATTTTCTTCTGTACTTTTCATTTGAATATCTGCACCTGTAGCGATTTCTTGCATAGTAGAAGCTATCTGATTAGCAGTTTGCGCTGCCTGTTCGGAACTGGCATATAGTTCTTCGGAAGAAGCAGCAATTTGCTTAGAGCTTTCGCTAACTTTGTGAATCAGATTGCGTAGATTCCCTTTCATCTGGTTGAATAATGTGGCCAAATCTCCGACTTCATCTTTATTTTTGAC includes the following:
- a CDS encoding DUF6583 family protein; this encodes MEAKKKKALGIGVAAAVLVAGGSYVAYAKFDMFKSPRMMYLEAEAQNMSEVSKKIDKVSKEYNEVVDASVKGTTSQDIEISNLILDMAAPDPQVQKVLDLAKDSKIVIHSDADGANDKGTGKVDLFINKSNLIGAEFFYDKEKLGFGVPAIYNKYGYYNYKDKALVEQKFGQVGLPDRMPSNKDYLDILRIPNEELKPILADYAKLYAESIQDKQVTVKKGATFEADGVKKSGKELTVTFTADEYKQLMKKLVDKVSKDEKLQDLLYVRYDKLVELTKQNAPNESIKKMTKEEFKQKFAEFKKETDLDIDKADVGSGVKMVVFADSDDHILRRTITKEGKSKDENVVITIDNYKNKEGREHSSFEFAGKDEQGEDVKMNIVSLTKEEGGKTDRDLTFSVKAEENGRPIDMTLSVKGATTKNDKDKSKIGDMKVELAMDKNDPTMPKKLTFNVKSTQKLSGEVKIPALSAGNSVNLATVTDADLMKIQQEIQLGAQQFMIKNMQLFQ
- a CDS encoding ABC transporter permease, with the protein product MIIRAIAINDGKMYGRDWKGMAFLLGFSLLSIWLFTQALSSHLFASRFSQPFAIALVDEDQTFNTRLISRQLEETEYLKGFITIQHVTKAEAIRSIERNEIAGAVVIPQGFTASLYSGDNWPIQFIGNPAQQKRSVQMKNELTSAVQYISAGQSAVKAVWYAARDGGASPEQLDRLMKESVMTFMSQALARGELYRERTLTSLPDVKLPEYYTAALGVLFAGFFAVRGSRAFTVEKESGVLRRLYAAPVAWWQVGIGKFIALFGALFVQVAILFGAAIFLFDVYIGSQWGEIVLLLLSASFVLGAWGMLLGVIGLVSRGADVLGYVGTFLLAFLGGCIYPLFSLPEVLQVLGEWTFQHGMMTGLLIIFSGQDGLALMPVCGRLFLVGSILLGFAALMFSRVWKGRGYDA
- a CDS encoding ABC transporter permease; this encodes MRNVWGLRLRLWARDRIFVALVVLLPVLFVLVMGAAGSFEAQPVIAVAVADEDRTDYSKLVIDRFSKKEGIRVIQGSESDVKMLAENYKVEAAFVIRKGFKEAILHEDTRERIDVFKNPGSLSYGILEEMLGSEVARLSANAGAANMAVRVYREYGLSPVPESTLWERVRAYADAQWEPKPLLTLEEKKWTADGLSKAANVAPISSTLMAGIGVLLVLLMLLVLLSSAWLIEEREAGILRRARSVPGMLGKLYMGSVLAQLTIAMTVVLLCVGIAYVGFGTWLLPHPLLYGLLAVYMVAASGIGMAIAVHMRTGGQLASIAPLAAMLTGFIGGCFWAFLPVPDALAALSLCTPQGWVLLGTKELLAGGNMGGMFGTAVGVLLAVGGLLHLYSFWYIDRKKCGDER
- a CDS encoding carbon-nitrogen hydrolase family protein, coding for MTVSAVSAVQFGIGPLTNKEEFWDQVMQHTKQAIDDGSRLIVFPEYVTGTLLALESVMNHAEACDYMASFTDEYMTTFSTISKQTGITILGGTHITKENDAFLNAAYLFMPNGDVIRQTKVHSTPEERNRWNLTPGDRFTVQDTEIGRVAILTCYDIEFPEASRIVAGMGADIILCPSYTDGAEGYYRVRYCAQARAIENQVFVVLSGLVGYLPHVPQIDAGYSQAGIFSPCDHPFPANGILALGETNNVMTVSARLDSTALEANRAHGQVAPFNDRRLELYNQYNMTVKRV
- a CDS encoding GNAT family N-acetyltransferase, with amino-acid sequence MHVSVRPYTQRDFDALLDIQREAFPPPFPEELWWSPEQVAAHVETFPEGAMLVEANRFPVGSATSLIIRYDGSPHTWSQISDNGMIKNTHNAMGDSLYGIDLCVRPSFRRQGIAQALYTARKNLVIEKGLTRFLAGCRIPGYYQHAPQMTPEEYVIQVTNGQIHDMVLSFMIKQGLTPLQILPEYVEDGESLDYAVLVEWRNPQ
- a CDS encoding methyl-accepting chemotaxis protein; amino-acid sequence: MSINKKLLSGFSIILVLLGIVASIAVYQLSAINATYSNLLDTRVKRMIMVEKLRYLSTEQLKSIRGYLLTGDDSSIQDYEQARNKFAEISLELRNSTDQEKVRSFLQELDKTNTEYAGIAEQLITLKKQNNMQGFVRLIKEKGNPIGKVFIQETNELEIFQTELLNKNIAQIEEKVAHIKNVVIFISILAFLVGSVIAYLIGRILSRPIVRIAETAKQMAEGTLSLPDVVVKNKDEVGDLATLFNQMKGNLRNLIHKVSESSKQIAASSEELYASSEQAAQTANQIASTMQEIATGADIQMKSTEENKKAMEEGAIALQRIAESASTAAESSIQVLQQAKQGNQIINQTVQQMETISSSVQQSSTVMKDLEDSSIKIGHIMEVISDIASQTNLLALNAAIEAARAGEHGKGFAVVADEVRKLAEQSRQSSEQVGELIKEIQQNTTHSIDVMGRGAKEVEAGAVIVNKAGQAFQQILHSIQQITEQVQDVSAATEEVSASTEQMTAAMEQLSLISEKISMGTQGTTASSQEQLASMEEVTAAADDLSKLAQELQNEIMRFNV